GTCATTCTTCAACTAACTACTTACCCCAGTGACCTTCACGAATTGACCATTTTTGGCAGTTCGAAGGTCAGCATCAGGATAACGAGCAATAAAATCCGTGATACCACGTCTCCCCCAACAACTATTCCAAATAAAAAGTGCAGCAACAACTGTAAAGAAGACCGCAACAACGATGAGGAGCATCGGATTGTGAACTGCACCAAGAATGAAGCCTCCGGCAAGGAACCCCATTATAAAAATAAGAACAACCAGCCACAACACAGACTTCGGGAAGCTCTTCAAACTGGAAAACTCATCTTCCGGACCAAGGGTAGTCACCGCCTGGTTGTGGACAACAGACGCCATATGCGTCTTCAACGAACCAGAAGAGTCTAAAGGACCAGAAACCTTCCTGGGAGCGCCAGACGAGTTCAAAGGCCCAGAGGTTATCAGACCCGTAGCCGGAAGAACAGGAATAGGACCAGAATGCTGCCGCGTCACACCACCAGACTGCGGTCCAGACGATTTCTTCAGAGGCTCTCCGTGCTTGGACAAAGGTCCGGAGTTAGTTTTCTTCATGGAAACAGACCCACCACCAGAAGAGGCCAAAGACCCAGACATCCGACCGGTAGCGTTGGCAGCACCAGGACCTGACTGAGCAGTCCCGGCGAACGAGCCGGACCTGGAAGGAGCGCCGGGGATGGGACCAGACTTCCTCGACTTACTCCCATCTGTAGGAATAAACATCTTCCCCAACTCTCCAGATTTCTTGATATCTCCACCCGTGTAAGGCATCGCTGTTGAGCTCATCGTTGGAGGCCTCTCTTTAGGCTGCTCAGGCCGTCCAGACACAAACAGCCCGTTGCCGAGCTGGTGAGATGGGTATCTCGAACCCATTTCGTTTTACTTAAAAGGAGAAAACCAAGAGTAAAGTTGAGTCAATAAGAACTCCAAATCCTACAGAAACAACAACACATAGCATTATACAcataaaaaacattataataaaacGAAAACAGATGGTCAGATTCGTGACAGGCTAAACAATGAGCTAATACAACAAtggaaaaatacaaaaaggagaaaaaagcAAGCTAGCCGCCACAAGAGAGTTAATGAGAAATCAGATGATCACTGGACCACTCAGATCCCTAACTGTCTACAAACCTAGATCGCCATTTTTTAACATACAGCTGGAAGAAAACGATCAGTCAAGAGAAATCGAATTCGAGGAGAATTGATGAGACGCGAAGGGGTGGATTCGTCGTACCTGAGGGAGAGTGTGTGAGTTTCTCGGGAAAATGTAGTCAACGGCGAGAAAGTTAGTTGCTATTCTGGGAGTGACAGTAGTAGAAGAAGACGGAAACGGAAGGGATACTGAGGAAGAAGCTGATGAGATCCGgtgagctctctctctctcttctccgtcGTGTTGTGGATCTcgatctctctctatctctgaGCTGTAACAGCTGATGAGTTGTCTcagtcttctctctctctcttgtttattttctctctctaaaagggctaagatttttttttaatttgtccACCAAACTGAgctaaggaagaagaagggacactcgtctgttttttttttttctctaggacaaaaaaaaaggaattgtaatatttaaatttgaaaacaatgTTTTTCAGTGTccacatttttttaaatgtattttatcattaatctttcattaattttagtttgtttcacgaaaatgtatttttgtgttttttataaaaaaaatataaatttcaaaaaaaattaattgactttattgaattactattggtcaAAAGTtactgaaaattgaaaattatagaaaacaatacatttattattgtgatagtttaatgtgttttgttaatatgtatgaaaatattaaaaatataagtatattttttttggaacagATAGATAGAGTATTAAACTTGATTtaatcatttgatataaatacGTAACATGTCTATGTAATCGTCTTTCCACCTAATCTTGGTAAAGTTAGTTGGTCTTTCTATTCTATAAGATCAATCTACATATTTACCAATTCTGCAGCAAACGTTCTTGAGGCCGTAAGTGATCaaatatgttaaataatttgcatttttcactaaatatatacataatttccAAACTG
The sequence above is drawn from the Brassica napus cultivar Da-Ae chromosome A8, Da-Ae, whole genome shotgun sequence genome and encodes:
- the LOC106387595 gene encoding uncharacterized membrane protein At1g16860, translated to MGSRYPSHQLGNGLFVSGRPEQPKERPPTMSSTAMPYTGGDIKKSGELGKMFIPTDGSKSRKSGPIPGAPSRSGSFAGTAQSGPGAANATGRMSGSLASSGGGSVSMKKTNSGPLSKHGEPLKKSSGPQSGGVTRQHSGPIPVLPATGLITSGPLNSSGAPRKVSGPLDSSGSLKTHMASVVHNQAVTTLGPEDEFSSLKSFPKSVLWLVVLIFIMGFLAGGFILGAVHNPMLLIVVAVFFTVVAALFIWNSCWGRRGITDFIARYPDADLRTAKNGQFVKVTGVVTCGNVPLESSFQRVPRCVYTSTCLYEYRGWGSKPANSSHRCFTWGLRSSERHVVDFYISDFQSGLRALVKTGNGAKVTPLVDDSAVIDYKHGSEKMSPDFVRWLRQKNLSSDDRIMRLKEGYIKEGSTVSVIGVVQRNDNVLMIVPSSEPITAGWQWSRCTFPTSLEGIVLRCEDSSNVDAIPV